Proteins encoded by one window of Streptomyces sp. LX-29:
- a CDS encoding ArsA family ATPase: MTMDAAPRLDTDALLDDPRTRIVVCCGSGGVGKTTTAAALGVRAAERGRRVVVLTIDPARRLAQSMGIGSLDNIPRRVEGIDTSAGGELHAMMLDMKRTFDEFVEAHADVERAAAILANPFYQSLSAGFAGTQEYMAMEKLGQLRARDEWDLIIVDTPPSRSALDFLDAPKRLGSFLDGKLIKVLLAPAKVGGRAGLKVLNVGMSMMTGALSKLLGGQLLKDVQTFASAMDTMFGGFRTRADATYRLLQAPGTAFLVVAAPERDALREAAYFVERLAADRMPLAGLVLNRVHGSGAAELSAERALAAAEMLADRTSLANVLTASDDSVENLADARIVDRASGKVDERSALDTDSSADPVATAVADDHSPTSAEQLAAGLLRLHAERMQVLAREQRTRDRFAALHSEVPVAEVAALPGDVHDLAGLRAVGERLAVQTGESRAAG, encoded by the coding sequence ATGACCATGGACGCGGCACCGCGGCTCGACACCGACGCGCTGCTGGACGACCCGCGGACCCGCATCGTGGTGTGCTGCGGCTCGGGCGGCGTCGGCAAGACCACGACCGCGGCGGCACTGGGCGTACGGGCCGCCGAGCGCGGCCGCAGGGTGGTCGTCCTCACCATCGACCCGGCCCGCCGGCTGGCCCAGTCGATGGGCATCGGCTCGCTCGACAACATCCCGCGTCGGGTGGAGGGCATCGACACCTCGGCCGGCGGCGAACTGCACGCGATGATGCTCGACATGAAGCGGACGTTCGACGAGTTCGTCGAGGCGCACGCCGACGTCGAGCGTGCCGCCGCGATCCTCGCGAACCCCTTCTACCAGTCGCTGTCGGCCGGCTTCGCGGGCACGCAGGAGTACATGGCCATGGAGAAGCTGGGCCAGCTGCGGGCGCGTGACGAGTGGGACCTGATCATCGTCGACACACCGCCCAGCCGCTCGGCGCTGGACTTCCTGGACGCGCCGAAGCGTCTCGGCTCGTTCCTGGACGGCAAGCTGATCAAGGTGCTCCTGGCCCCGGCCAAGGTGGGCGGCCGGGCCGGGCTGAAGGTGCTCAACGTCGGCATGTCGATGATGACGGGGGCGCTGAGCAAGCTGTTGGGCGGGCAACTGCTCAAGGACGTGCAGACCTTCGCCTCCGCCATGGACACCATGTTCGGCGGCTTCCGCACCCGCGCGGACGCCACCTACCGGCTGCTCCAGGCACCCGGCACGGCGTTTCTGGTGGTGGCCGCCCCGGAGCGGGACGCGCTGCGCGAGGCCGCGTACTTCGTCGAGCGACTGGCGGCGGACCGGATGCCACTGGCGGGCCTGGTGCTCAACCGGGTGCACGGCAGCGGCGCAGCGGAGCTGTCGGCCGAACGCGCGTTGGCCGCCGCCGAGATGCTGGCGGACCGGACATCCTTGGCCAACGTTCTGACGGCCAGTGATGATTCTGTAGAAAATCTTGCCGACGCCCGCATTGTCGATCGCGCTTCCGGGAAGGTTGACGAGCGAAGCGCACTGGATACGGACTCCAGCGCGGACCCGGTCGCCACTGCCGTCGCCGACGACCACTCCCCCACGTCGGCGGAGCAGCTTGCCGCGGGGCTGCTGAGGCTGCACGCGGAGCGCATGCAGGTGCTCGCGCGTGAGCAGCGCACGCGTGATCGTTTCGCCGCGCTGCACTCCGAGGTCCCGGTGGCCGAGGTCGCCGCGCTCCCCGGCGATGTGCACGACCTGGCGGGGCTGCGTGCGGTGGGCGAGCGTCTGGCGGTCCAGACGGGAGAGAGCCGAGCCGCCGGTTAG
- a CDS encoding WhiB family transcriptional regulator, translated as MGWVTDWSAQAACRTTDPDELFVQGAAQNRAKAVCTGCPVRTECLADALDNRVEFGVWGGMTERERRALLRRRPTVTSWRRLLETARTEYERGAGLLPVGDEEEYGSYAAAG; from the coding sequence ATGGGCTGGGTAACCGACTGGAGTGCGCAGGCAGCCTGCCGCACTACCGATCCGGATGAACTATTCGTCCAGGGCGCGGCACAGAACAGGGCGAAGGCGGTCTGCACGGGATGCCCGGTGCGCACCGAGTGCCTGGCCGACGCCTTGGACAACCGCGTGGAGTTCGGCGTCTGGGGCGGGATGACCGAGCGCGAGCGGCGGGCGCTGCTGCGCCGCCGGCCGACCGTCACCTCGTGGCGGCGGCTCCTGGAGACCGCCCGCACGGAGTACGAGCGCGGAGCGGGCCTGCTGCCCGTCGGCGACGAAGAGGAGTACGGCAGCTACGCCGCGGCGGGATGA
- a CDS encoding transglycosylase domain-containing protein, with amino-acid sequence MGKKRSGGGLSTTQQAAKFLGVSMLAGTVMAGLALPAVGALGLAAKGTVEEFDEIPANLKTPPLSQRTTILDADGGEIAKVYSRDRTVVELKDISPYMRKAIVAIEDARFYEHGAIDLKGVLRALNKNAQDGGVSEGASTLTQQYVKNVFVEEAGDDPEKVAEATQQTVGRKIRELKYAIQVEKELGKKRILQNYLNITFFGQQAYGVEAASQRYFSKHAKDLTLEESALLAGLVQSPSRFDPVNDPREATLRRNTVLQRMAEVRDITQAKADASKKKPLGLNVSRPKNGCITAVDGAGFFCDYVRKVFLTDPAFGKTPEERAQRWHRGGLTIRTTLDPQAQKSVQKAVKNGVHASDEVATAVTLVEPGTGKIVGMGQSRPYGFGEHQTQINLSVDQRMGGGAGYQPGSTFKPIVAAAALERGTKPSQSYPSPYKMPYPSPVQTCDGSWSDTASVENENPSEVGPYGMREATAKSVNTYFVQLISDIGVCPVTTLADKMGVERADGKKMDQVPSITLGTQEMSPLTMANAYATFANRGVYCTPVAIESITTADGKSFKVPQTSCKRAMSEKTADTVNTLLRGVVEDGTGKEAGLSGRASAGKTGTTDFRYAAWFVGYTPNLAGAVWVGDPKHQRKMVNITIGGRTWGKVFGGQVPGPIWREAMSGALAGKPAPGFVTVPVDDPHKDRPDRGDEDNKPGRGGSGGRGDKPWPDITIPPDLIGGEDGGIGDIGGIGDIGGWDGGWNPGVGRGRR; translated from the coding sequence ATGGGTAAGAAGCGCTCGGGCGGGGGCCTCTCCACCACTCAGCAGGCGGCCAAGTTCCTCGGGGTCAGCATGCTCGCCGGCACGGTGATGGCCGGCCTCGCACTGCCCGCGGTCGGGGCGCTCGGACTGGCCGCCAAGGGGACGGTCGAGGAGTTCGACGAGATTCCGGCCAACCTCAAGACACCACCGCTCAGTCAGCGGACCACCATCCTCGACGCCGACGGCGGCGAGATCGCGAAGGTCTACTCCCGCGATCGCACCGTCGTGGAGCTCAAGGACATCTCCCCCTACATGCGCAAGGCGATCGTGGCGATCGAGGATGCCCGGTTCTACGAACACGGGGCGATCGACCTCAAGGGCGTGCTCCGCGCGCTCAACAAGAACGCCCAGGACGGAGGCGTCTCCGAGGGCGCCTCCACCCTCACCCAGCAGTATGTGAAGAACGTCTTCGTGGAGGAGGCCGGCGACGACCCCGAGAAGGTCGCGGAGGCCACCCAGCAGACGGTCGGACGCAAGATCAGGGAGCTGAAGTACGCCATCCAGGTCGAGAAGGAGCTCGGCAAGAAGCGGATCCTCCAGAACTACCTGAACATCACCTTCTTCGGGCAGCAGGCCTACGGCGTCGAAGCCGCCTCGCAGCGCTACTTCAGCAAGCACGCCAAGGACCTCACCCTGGAGGAGTCGGCGCTGCTGGCGGGGCTCGTGCAGTCGCCGAGCCGCTTCGACCCGGTGAACGACCCGCGCGAGGCCACCCTCCGCCGCAACACCGTGCTGCAGCGCATGGCCGAAGTGAGGGACATCACCCAGGCGAAGGCGGACGCCTCCAAGAAGAAGCCGCTCGGCCTCAACGTGAGCCGGCCCAAGAACGGCTGCATCACCGCCGTCGACGGCGCGGGCTTCTTCTGCGACTACGTCCGCAAGGTCTTCCTCACCGACCCGGCCTTCGGCAAGACGCCGGAGGAGCGGGCCCAGCGCTGGCACCGCGGCGGTCTGACGATCCGCACCACCCTCGACCCGCAGGCCCAGAAGTCGGTGCAGAAGGCCGTGAAGAACGGCGTCCACGCGAGCGACGAGGTGGCCACCGCCGTCACCCTGGTGGAGCCCGGCACCGGCAAGATCGTGGGCATGGGCCAGTCCCGGCCGTACGGCTTCGGCGAGCACCAGACGCAGATCAACCTCTCGGTCGACCAGCGGATGGGCGGCGGCGCGGGCTACCAGCCGGGCTCGACGTTCAAGCCCATCGTGGCGGCGGCCGCGCTGGAGCGGGGCACCAAGCCGAGCCAGTCCTACCCGTCGCCGTACAAGATGCCGTATCCGAGCCCGGTGCAGACCTGCGACGGAAGCTGGAGCGACACCGCCTCCGTCGAGAACGAAAACCCCTCGGAGGTCGGCCCGTACGGGATGAGGGAGGCGACCGCGAAGTCGGTCAACACCTACTTCGTCCAGTTGATCAGCGACATCGGCGTCTGCCCGGTGACCACCCTCGCCGACAAGATGGGCGTCGAGCGGGCCGACGGCAAGAAGATGGACCAGGTGCCGTCCATCACGCTCGGCACCCAGGAGATGTCCCCGCTGACCATGGCCAACGCCTACGCGACCTTCGCCAACCGGGGCGTGTACTGCACCCCGGTGGCCATCGAGTCGATCACCACCGCGGACGGCAAGTCGTTCAAGGTCCCGCAGACCTCCTGCAAGCGGGCCATGTCGGAGAAGACCGCCGACACCGTCAACACGCTGCTGCGGGGCGTCGTCGAGGACGGCACGGGCAAGGAGGCCGGGCTCAGCGGGCGCGCCAGCGCCGGCAAGACCGGCACCACGGACTTCCGCTACGCCGCCTGGTTCGTGGGCTACACCCCGAACCTGGCCGGCGCGGTGTGGGTCGGCGACCCCAAGCACCAGCGGAAGATGGTCAACATCACCATCGGCGGCCGCACCTGGGGCAAGGTCTTCGGCGGCCAGGTGCCCGGGCCGATCTGGCGCGAGGCGATGTCCGGCGCCCTGGCGGGCAAGCCCGCGCCGGGTTTCGTCACCGTGCCCGTCGACGACCCGCACAAGGACCGGCCGGACCGGGGTGACGAGGACAACAAGCCAGGCCGCGGGGGCAGCGGCGGCCGGGGCGACAAGCCATGGCCGGACATCACCATTCCGCCGGACCTGATCGGCGGCGAGGACGGCGGCATCGGTGACATCGGGGGTATCGGTGACATCGGGGGCTGGGACGGCGGCTGGAACCCGGGCGTCGGCAGGGGCCGGCGCTGA
- a CDS encoding GatB/YqeY domain-containing protein, producing MTTTLKDRLQADLTAAIKARDELRSSTLRLTITAITKEEVAGTTARELSDAEVEKIVAREAKKRREAAEAFEQGGRAEQAERERAEGEVLAEYLPKPLTDEELDALVAAAVKEAAEGGAEGPRAMGAVMKIVNPKIAGRAEGGRVAAAVKRHLAG from the coding sequence ATGACCACCACGCTCAAGGACAGGCTGCAGGCCGACCTCACCGCGGCGATCAAGGCGCGCGACGAACTGCGCTCCTCCACGCTTCGGCTCACCATCACCGCGATCACCAAGGAGGAGGTGGCGGGCACGACCGCCCGCGAACTCTCCGACGCGGAGGTGGAGAAGATCGTCGCGCGGGAGGCCAAGAAGCGCCGCGAGGCCGCCGAGGCCTTCGAGCAGGGCGGCCGCGCGGAGCAGGCCGAGCGGGAGCGGGCCGAGGGCGAGGTGCTCGCGGAGTACCTGCCGAAGCCGCTGACCGACGAGGAGCTGGACGCGCTGGTCGCCGCCGCGGTCAAGGAGGCGGCCGAGGGCGGTGCCGAGGGCCCGCGCGCGATGGGCGCCGTGATGAAGATCGTGAACCCCAAGATCGCCGGCCGGGCCGAGGGCGGCCGGGTGGCGGCCGCGGTGAAGCGGCACCTCGCCGGCTGA
- a CDS encoding metallophosphoesterase has translation MRARYGVPLGITAVGAAGLAYAVGFEVRSFRLRRVSVPVLPRGMRPLRVLQVSDIHMVSGQRKKQRWLQSLAGLRPDFVINTGDNLSDTEGVPETLDALGPLMEFPGAYVFGSNDYYGPKLRNPARYLLEKASGRHGLNGNPPVVGAIHNPWEDLRDAFDAAGWVGLTNTRGRLKLDGGLEIALTGLDDPHIKRDRYNAVAGGPEADADLSLAVVHAPYLRVLDAFTADRYPLILAGHTHGGQVCIPFYGALVTNCDIDTGRVKGLSTHTAGGHTSFLHVSAGCGTNRYTPVRFACPPEATLLTLTPRD, from the coding sequence ATGCGCGCTCGTTACGGAGTACCCCTGGGAATCACGGCAGTCGGCGCGGCCGGCCTCGCCTACGCCGTCGGCTTCGAAGTCCGCTCCTTCCGGCTCCGACGGGTGTCCGTGCCCGTGCTGCCGCGTGGGATGCGACCGCTGCGCGTCCTCCAGGTCTCCGACATCCACATGGTCAGCGGACAGCGGAAGAAGCAGCGCTGGCTCCAGTCGCTCGCCGGCCTCCGCCCCGACTTCGTCATCAACACCGGAGACAACCTCTCCGACACCGAGGGTGTCCCCGAGACGCTGGACGCCCTGGGCCCGCTGATGGAGTTCCCCGGGGCGTACGTCTTCGGCTCGAACGACTACTACGGCCCGAAGCTGCGCAACCCCGCCCGCTATCTGCTGGAGAAGGCCAGCGGCCGGCACGGGCTCAACGGCAACCCGCCGGTGGTCGGCGCCATCCACAACCCGTGGGAGGACCTGCGCGACGCCTTCGACGCCGCGGGCTGGGTGGGCCTGACCAACACCCGCGGCCGGCTGAAGCTGGACGGCGGCCTGGAGATCGCTCTGACCGGCCTGGACGACCCGCACATCAAGCGAGACCGCTACAACGCGGTGGCGGGCGGCCCGGAGGCCGACGCGGACCTGTCGCTGGCCGTGGTCCACGCCCCGTACCTGCGTGTGCTGGACGCCTTCACCGCCGACCGCTACCCGCTGATCCTCGCCGGGCACACCCACGGCGGGCAGGTGTGCATCCCCTTCTACGGAGCGCTGGTCACCAACTGCGACATCGACACGGGCCGGGTCAAGGGCCTGTCCACCCACACCGCGGGCGGCCACACCTCCTTCCTCCACGTCTCCGCCGGCTGCGGCACCAACCGCTACACCCCGGTCCGCTTCGCCTGCCCGCCCGAGGCCACCCTGCTCACGCTGACCCCCCGGGACTGA
- a CDS encoding cytochrome P450, producing the protein MSTLRSNIVSWVSRKYFSRLQRNGLDLSKMSFLSESTLMPLRRDGVDPVPALATRRAQEPISKLSLPFGMNGWLVTGHAECKAVLGKTNAFSTDFTNIAGNAGISAQQNPGGLGFSDPPTHTRLRRLLTPEFTMRRLNRLTPRIHSLVEERLDEMAAADGPVDLVEVFAFPIPSLVICELLGVPYEDRDEFQKLSTARFDLFGGANAPFGVISDSLSYLRDIVKKQRENPGDGLLGMIVREHGDDIEDEELTGLADGVLTGGLETTASMLALGTLVLLQHPEHFAALRDRDDAVDPFIEELLRYLTVVQVAFPRFAKEDMEIAGTKIARGDFMLCSLSGANRDAALGEDMERFDPHREAGASHLAFGFGIHRCIGAELARMELRAALPALVRRFPDMRLAVAPEELSFRKLSIVYGVDALPLRLHG; encoded by the coding sequence ATGTCGACTCTCCGCTCAAACATCGTCTCCTGGGTCAGCCGCAAGTACTTTTCGAGATTGCAGAGGAACGGCCTCGACCTGTCCAAGATGTCTTTTCTGTCGGAGTCCACGCTCATGCCGCTGCGGCGCGACGGCGTGGATCCGGTGCCGGCGCTGGCCACACGGCGCGCCCAGGAGCCGATCAGCAAGCTTTCGCTGCCGTTCGGGATGAATGGCTGGCTCGTCACGGGTCACGCCGAATGCAAGGCGGTCCTCGGAAAGACGAACGCCTTCAGCACCGATTTCACCAACATTGCGGGGAATGCCGGAATTTCCGCTCAGCAGAATCCCGGCGGGCTGGGTTTCAGTGATCCACCGACGCATACAAGATTGCGGCGTCTCCTGACACCGGAGTTCACGATGCGCCGACTGAACCGATTGACGCCGCGCATTCACTCCCTCGTGGAGGAACGACTCGACGAGATGGCCGCGGCCGACGGGCCGGTGGACCTGGTGGAGGTGTTCGCGTTCCCGATCCCCTCGCTCGTCATATGCGAGCTGCTGGGCGTGCCGTACGAGGACCGTGACGAGTTCCAGAAGCTGAGCACCGCGCGGTTCGACCTATTCGGCGGAGCAAATGCCCCATTCGGCGTCATATCCGACTCTTTGTCGTATCTGCGCGACATCGTGAAGAAGCAGCGCGAGAACCCGGGCGACGGACTGCTGGGCATGATCGTTCGCGAGCACGGCGACGACATCGAGGACGAGGAGCTCACCGGTCTCGCCGACGGAGTGCTGACCGGCGGCCTGGAGACGACCGCGAGCATGCTGGCGCTGGGCACCCTCGTGCTGCTCCAGCACCCGGAGCACTTCGCGGCGCTGCGCGACCGCGACGACGCGGTCGACCCGTTCATCGAGGAGCTGCTGCGCTATCTGACGGTGGTCCAGGTGGCCTTCCCGCGCTTCGCCAAGGAGGACATGGAGATCGCCGGCACGAAGATCGCGCGCGGCGACTTCATGCTGTGCTCGCTGAGCGGAGCCAACCGCGACGCGGCCCTGGGCGAGGACATGGAGCGCTTCGACCCGCACCGCGAGGCCGGCGCGTCCCACCTGGCCTTCGGATTCGGCATCCACCGCTGCATCGGCGCCGAGCTGGCCCGGATGGAGCTGCGGGCCGCGCTCCCCGCACTGGTGCGACGCTTCCCGGACATGCGGCTGGCGGTCGCGCCGGAGGAGCTGTCGTTCCGCAAGCTCTCGATCGTCTACGGCGTGGACGCGCTGCCGCTGCGGCTGCACGGGTAG
- a CDS encoding class I SAM-dependent methyltransferase, translated as MHRSMPRDDTAGDWRETNRALWDQRVPEHLVSDFYDLAAFRGGRDSLRDFEVAEVGDVTGRSLLHLQCHLGLDTLSWVRRGAARVVGLDFSEPAVEAARDLAAELDLGPDHASFVTADVYDAVEAVPDSSYDIVYTGVGALCWLPDIGRWAETAARLVAPGGFLYLAEFHPLTDALDEETGSRVTYDYFSREPWIEESATGYVDSAGMSGTHRSVEWQHPLGDVVSALAAAGLRIDFLHEHDMTLFARFDALRRDADGYHRLPADRPRIPLMYSLKASRG; from the coding sequence ATGCACCGATCCATGCCGCGGGACGACACGGCGGGCGACTGGCGTGAGACCAACCGAGCCCTGTGGGACCAGCGCGTTCCCGAGCATCTGGTCAGCGACTTCTACGACCTCGCGGCCTTCCGAGGTGGCCGGGACTCGCTCCGCGACTTCGAGGTCGCCGAGGTGGGGGACGTGACCGGCCGCTCCCTGCTCCACCTTCAGTGCCACCTGGGCCTGGACACCCTCTCCTGGGTCCGGCGCGGCGCCGCCCGGGTCGTCGGCCTGGACTTCTCCGAGCCGGCTGTCGAGGCCGCCCGCGACCTCGCCGCCGAGCTCGACCTCGGCCCCGACCATGCCTCGTTCGTGACCGCCGACGTCTACGACGCGGTCGAGGCGGTGCCCGACTCCTCGTACGACATCGTCTACACCGGCGTGGGGGCGCTCTGCTGGCTGCCCGACATCGGCCGCTGGGCCGAGACCGCCGCCCGTCTCGTGGCCCCCGGCGGTTTCCTCTACCTCGCCGAGTTCCACCCGCTCACCGACGCGCTCGACGAGGAGACCGGATCGCGGGTGACATACGACTACTTCAGCCGTGAGCCGTGGATAGAGGAGAGCGCGACCGGCTACGTGGACTCCGCCGGCATGTCCGGTACCCACCGCAGTGTGGAGTGGCAGCACCCGCTGGGTGACGTCGTCTCCGCGCTCGCCGCGGCCGGTCTCCGCATCGACTTCCTGCACGAGCACGACATGACGCTCTTCGCTCGCTTCGACGCGCTTCGCCGCGACGCCGACGGCTATCACCGCCTGCCGGCGGACCGCCCTCGCATCCCCTTGATGTACTCGCTGAAGGCCAGCCGTGGGTGA
- a CDS encoding prolyl oligopeptidase family serine peptidase gives MAESTGSIPESMPDWEKRFRAPRVGLPDWAEDAPDRSLFVSNATGTYELYAWDRTTGVQRQATDRPNGTTGGVLSPDGEWIWWFSDTDGDEFGIWRRQPFSGWDSRRPEGEEDEPATPLAPSYPAGLALGRDGTAIVGRSTDEDGSTLHVVEPDGASREIYRHRESAGVGDLSYDGALIAIEHTEHGDAMHSAIRVVRRDGTTVAELDDTKGGAVELGLSVMGFAPVAGDSRLLVGHQRRGRWEPVIWDPLTGEETALAIELPGDVGVDWYPDGSALLVEHGYQARSELWRYDLGSGELTAVETPAGTISGATARPDGTVEYLWSSAAHPPQVRSTSGRIVLEPPAEGAAGAVVAQSGAGRADAASWLRAPESVPVTDAWVEGPGGRVHALVQRPEGEGPFPTVFDIHGGPTWHDSDAFAAGPAAWVDHGFAVVRVNYRGSTGYGREWTDALKHRIGLIELEDIAAVREWAVASGLADPRRLVLAGGSWGGYLTLLGLGTQPEAWAVGLAAVPVADYVTAYHDEMEALKALDRTLFGGTPEEVPERFEASSPLTYVDQVRAPVYISAGVNDPRCPIRQIENYVTRLERRGAPHEVYRYDAGHGSLVVEERIKQLRLEIEFAQRHLSRLS, from the coding sequence ATGGCTGAGAGCACAGGATCCATCCCGGAGTCCATGCCGGACTGGGAGAAGCGCTTCCGAGCGCCGCGAGTAGGGCTGCCGGACTGGGCGGAGGACGCCCCCGACCGCTCGCTTTTCGTATCGAACGCGACGGGCACGTACGAGCTGTACGCCTGGGATCGGACCACCGGTGTCCAACGCCAGGCGACGGACCGGCCCAACGGGACGACGGGCGGGGTGCTGTCGCCGGACGGCGAGTGGATCTGGTGGTTCTCCGACACCGACGGCGACGAGTTCGGGATATGGCGGCGCCAGCCGTTCTCCGGATGGGACTCCCGGCGTCCCGAGGGTGAAGAGGACGAGCCCGCGACGCCGTTGGCGCCGTCGTATCCGGCCGGGCTCGCGCTCGGCCGGGACGGCACGGCGATCGTCGGCCGCTCCACCGACGAGGACGGCTCCACCCTCCACGTCGTGGAGCCGGACGGCGCCTCGCGGGAGATCTACCGCCACCGGGAGTCGGCCGGGGTCGGCGATCTCTCCTACGACGGCGCGCTGATCGCGATAGAGCACACCGAGCACGGCGACGCGATGCACTCGGCGATCCGGGTGGTGCGGCGCGACGGCACCACTGTCGCCGAGTTGGACGACACCAAGGGCGGCGCGGTGGAGCTCGGGCTCTCGGTGATGGGCTTCGCGCCGGTCGCCGGGGACTCCCGGCTGTTGGTCGGGCACCAGCGCCGCGGCCGCTGGGAGCCGGTGATCTGGGACCCGCTGACGGGCGAGGAGACCGCGCTCGCCATCGAGCTGCCGGGTGACGTCGGCGTCGACTGGTACCCGGACGGTTCGGCGCTGCTGGTGGAGCACGGCTATCAGGCGCGCAGCGAGCTGTGGCGGTACGACCTGGGCTCCGGCGAACTGACCGCGGTGGAGACCCCGGCCGGGACCATATCCGGCGCCACGGCCCGGCCGGACGGCACGGTCGAGTACCTGTGGTCCTCGGCCGCCCATCCGCCCCAGGTGCGCTCCACGAGCGGGCGAATCGTGCTGGAGCCGCCCGCCGAGGGCGCCGCGGGCGCCGTGGTCGCCCAGAGCGGCGCAGGGCGTGCGGACGCCGCCTCCTGGCTCAGGGCCCCGGAATCGGTGCCGGTCACGGACGCCTGGGTGGAGGGGCCCGGCGGCCGGGTGCACGCGCTGGTGCAACGGCCCGAGGGCGAGGGCCCCTTCCCGACCGTCTTCGACATCCACGGCGGGCCGACGTGGCACGACAGTGACGCCTTCGCCGCCGGTCCGGCCGCCTGGGTGGACCACGGCTTCGCGGTGGTGCGGGTCAACTACCGCGGCTCCACCGGGTACGGACGGGAGTGGACGGACGCTCTCAAGCACCGCATCGGGCTCATAGAGCTGGAGGACATCGCGGCGGTCCGGGAGTGGGCCGTGGCCTCGGGGCTGGCCGACCCCCGCCGGCTGGTCCTGGCCGGCGGCTCCTGGGGCGGCTACCTCACGCTGCTGGGCCTCGGTACGCAGCCGGAGGCGTGGGCGGTGGGCCTGGCGGCGGTTCCGGTCGCCGACTACGTCACCGCCTACCACGACGAGATGGAGGCCCTGAAGGCGCTGGACCGCACCCTCTTCGGCGGCACGCCGGAGGAGGTCCCGGAGCGGTTCGAGGCGTCCTCCCCGCTGACCTACGTGGACCAGGTGCGGGCGCCCGTCTACATCTCGGCCGGCGTCAACGACCCGCGCTGCCCGATACGCCAGATCGAGAACTACGTGACCCGGCTGGAGCGGCGGGGCGCCCCGCACGAGGTGTACCGCTACGACGCCGGACACGGCTCGCTCGTCGTCGAGGAGCGGATCAAGCAGCTCCGGCTGGAGATCGAGTTCGCCCAGCGTCACCTGAGCCGCCTGAGCTGA
- a CDS encoding SURF1 family cytochrome oxidase biogenesis protein, which produces MYRFLLTPRWWALNIFTVLSIVVCVVLGSWQLSRFEARVDSHKKQQNRASDAQEAEAAPLRKLLPVTKETSGRLATVTGRYDAEHQLLVPDRRLDDRTGFYVLTLLRTDAGGGAGQDAAKGAGREKALPVVRGWLPGDADDRAATAKVPAPPSGEVTVTGALQASENRGTDGVRAEGGLPEGQLGMISAASLINVVPYDVYDAWVTSSKTTGALRPVPPAAAEGTGLDLKAFQNLGYTGEWFVFVGFVLFMWFRLFRRDAEAARDLALGIVPADAGTPAPTAAGSSDDEGADATPAAPGPRKPADSGAGSVSGADSAPSEDPAASGADSALEADPAAPGAQPEPAASGADTAPSGAKPEPAASGKASATSGAGATTSE; this is translated from the coding sequence GTGTATCGGTTTCTGCTGACGCCTCGGTGGTGGGCACTCAACATCTTCACCGTGCTGTCGATCGTGGTCTGCGTGGTGCTGGGCAGCTGGCAGCTGAGCCGCTTCGAGGCGCGCGTCGACTCCCACAAGAAGCAGCAGAACCGCGCGTCCGACGCCCAGGAGGCCGAGGCCGCACCGCTGCGGAAGCTGCTGCCGGTCACCAAGGAGACCTCCGGCCGGCTGGCGACCGTCACCGGGCGCTACGACGCCGAACACCAGTTGCTCGTCCCCGACCGCCGGCTCGACGACCGCACCGGCTTCTACGTGCTGACGCTGCTGCGCACGGACGCCGGCGGCGGCGCTGGCCAGGACGCCGCCAAGGGGGCAGGCCGGGAGAAGGCGCTCCCCGTCGTGCGCGGCTGGCTCCCCGGCGACGCCGACGACAGGGCGGCCACAGCCAAGGTGCCCGCGCCGCCCTCCGGCGAGGTGACGGTCACCGGTGCGCTCCAGGCCTCGGAGAACCGCGGCACCGACGGCGTACGCGCCGAAGGCGGACTGCCCGAAGGCCAGCTCGGCATGATCAGCGCGGCCTCGCTGATCAACGTGGTGCCGTATGACGTGTACGACGCATGGGTCACCTCCTCCAAGACCACCGGAGCCCTGCGCCCGGTGCCGCCGGCCGCGGCAGAAGGCACCGGCCTGGACCTCAAGGCGTTCCAGAACCTCGGCTACACCGGTGAGTGGTTCGTCTTCGTGGGCTTCGTGCTCTTCATGTGGTTCCGCCTCTTCCGCCGCGACGCCGAGGCCGCGCGCGACCTCGCCCTGGGCATCGTCCCCGCCGACGCCGGCACCCCCGCCCCGACCGCGGCGGGCTCATCCGACGACGAAGGCGCCGACGCCACCCCCGCCGCCCCAGGCCCCAGGAAGCCGGCCGACTCCGGCGCGGGATCGGTCTCTGGAGCGGACTCGGCCCCGAGCGAGGATCCCGCGGCCTCCGGAGCGGACTCGGCCTTGGAAGCGGACCCCGCGGCCCCCGGAGCGCAACCGGAACCGGCGGCGTCTGGGGCGGATACGGCGCCCTCCGGCGCGAAGCCGGAGCCGGCTGCCTCTGGAAAGGCGTCGGCGACCTCGGGCGCGGGCGCGACCACTTCCGAGTGA